Part of the Thermococcus sp. genome is shown below.
CTGTCCCTTGGGGCGAAGGCGTTAAATATCAAAAGCCCAAACTTAAAATGGGTGTGTTAATGGAGGGGGTTGAGTACATATACGACGAGCACGGGCGGATTAAGGGGGTCATAGTGCCCCCAGAGTTGTGGGAGAGGTTGAAGAGACGGCTTTTTGAGCCCTCCAAGTACCGGGGCATATACAGGAACAAGAAGGGCCTCGAAAAGAGCCTGCGGGAGCTGAGGGGCGAATGGGAGAGGGATTTCTGATAGACACAAACATCCTCATTTACTACCTTGCCGACGCCATACCCCCCGATGAGCTTCCGAAGATCGAGGAAATTCTGCGCGAGAGCTTTAACGTCTCGATAATAACAAAAATAGAGTTCCTGGGCTGGAAAGGACACACTCCAGAGGGATTCGAAAAGTCCAAGGAGTTCATCAGCTTTGCCCATGTAATACCTCTAACCGATGAGATAGCAGACCTCGCCATCGAACTGAGGAGAAGGAAGAAGATAAAACTCCCTGATGCCGTCATAGCTGCAACGGCCCTCAGGTATGGTCTCACACTCGTAACGAGGAACGTTGAGGACTTCAAAGACATCGATGGACTGGAAATCTACAACCCGTTCGAGAGGATTGACTAGAAAAGGTAGCTCGCTTCCTTTCTGAGGCCCACAAAATTCACCGCAATTCTTAAGTA
Proteins encoded:
- a CDS encoding type II toxin-antitoxin system VapC family toxin yields the protein MGEGFLIDTNILIYYLADAIPPDELPKIEEILRESFNVSIITKIEFLGWKGHTPEGFEKSKEFISFAHVIPLTDEIADLAIELRRRKKIKLPDAVIAATALRYGLTLVTRNVEDFKDIDGLEIYNPFERID